The following are from one region of the Gloeocapsopsis sp. IPPAS B-1203 genome:
- a CDS encoding AEC family transporter: protein MTETLFDAYLPLILWTSLGLLCFRFLPHTLPRLLGRSLYWVGIPIEILALARQTDFSQSVGLPPIITFAALLLGLGVAVLCLQILKRLSFLAIATALNSPAMQGSFILAAVLGNTGFVGLAIAPAFIDHSYLNWIVFYSLTHNLIGTYGFGVFIASYFAHETHQNHWWVQLRDVLTVPTLWTFLLGYLTRDVELPSVVESGLQASIGIVIPCAFLLTGMRLAQLRGWKSLKLAVIPAVLKVVVIPGLVGILTTLFLGLSGDRRLAMVLMSGMPSAFAGLIFAEEYNLERELVASCIVVSTVLLLLVLPLWLFLFQ, encoded by the coding sequence ATGACAGAAACCTTATTTGATGCCTACTTACCACTCATTTTGTGGACAAGTTTAGGATTGTTATGCTTTCGCTTTCTGCCCCACACGCTACCACGCTTATTAGGACGCAGCCTTTATTGGGTAGGCATACCAATAGAAATTTTGGCACTGGCGCGGCAGACAGATTTTTCGCAATCTGTAGGGCTTCCTCCAATAATTACTTTTGCTGCATTGCTTTTGGGGTTGGGTGTTGCAGTGCTATGTTTACAAATATTAAAAAGACTTTCTTTTCTTGCGATCGCCACAGCTTTAAATTCACCAGCGATGCAAGGAAGTTTCATTTTAGCTGCAGTATTAGGTAATACAGGGTTTGTGGGACTGGCGATCGCGCCAGCATTTATTGACCACAGTTACTTAAATTGGATTGTCTTCTACAGCCTGACGCACAATTTAATTGGAACTTATGGCTTCGGTGTTTTTATTGCGAGTTACTTTGCCCATGAAACTCATCAGAATCATTGGTGGGTACAGTTACGAGATGTTTTAACAGTGCCAACTCTGTGGACTTTCTTATTAGGCTACCTGACACGCGATGTCGAACTGCCTTCTGTAGTAGAATCAGGACTACAAGCCTCGATTGGAATTGTGATTCCTTGTGCGTTTCTATTAACGGGAATGCGACTTGCTCAACTACGTGGGTGGAAGAGTTTAAAACTTGCGGTGATTCCTGCAGTGTTAAAAGTCGTTGTTATCCCTGGGTTAGTTGGTATTTTGACGACATTATTTTTAGGACTATCAGGCGATCGCCGTTTGGCAATGGTACTGATGTCTGGAATGCCTTCGGCGTTTGCTGGACTCATTTTTGCGGAGGAATACAATTTAGAACGGGAGTTAGTCGCTAGTTGTATTGTTGTGTCTACCGTTTTGCTGCTGTTAGTCCTGCCTTTGTGGCTATTTCTATTTCAATAA
- a CDS encoding IMS domain-containing protein, with protein sequence MQIPLDYYRILGLPVAASHEQLQQAYRDRLLQLPRREYSQAAIAARKQLIEQAYAVLSDPEQRSVYDTNYFAHRYEQQLVPNDTPPHSEFPVEDIFAPHTPIIDVADHLFAGALLILQELGEYELVLTLGNSYLNTTNHEPNNISFRADIVLTVALAYLELGREQWQQGQYESAANSLQNGEQLLSREGILLGIRNDISADLNKLRPYRILTLLKEPEGTLERRYLGLTLLQDLLDARGGIDGITDDGSGLSLDDFLRFIQQIRSYLTVSEQQSLFEAESKRPSAVANYLAVYALIARGFTQRMPVLISQAKQLLQHLAQVKPQDVYLEQAISTLLLGQTVEANQALELSQEYEPLEFIREHSQGSPDLLPGLCLYAERWLQTEVFPQFRDLKNQQASLKEYFADEHVQAYLEALPNQIVANQQKAPAMTATSARVNHTSQQRVQPTRKQHTTDVAGDVTGVTTSAIKPPTNNGALVPTTERAAYVGENSKQTTSALERVRISPRKRRRRKLSTKRKTALALVALAGLLASVFLFALLGQAFNWLRRTLYPAPPLLPGEQLSVELNRPLIAIPTPGSQFSPVVEPLDTATAEQVVQSWLSAKSSAFSPNYAIESLQNILVDPTLAQWQQRVRNDRASNRYRQFQHSVKIDSVQVNPKNSDIAVVQAIVSEIAQVYENGQLNQRASYADQNLRVRYDLVRRNGAWQIRQMQVLN encoded by the coding sequence GTGCAAATTCCACTAGACTACTACCGAATCTTGGGACTGCCAGTTGCGGCAAGTCACGAACAGTTACAACAAGCTTACCGCGATCGCTTATTACAATTACCGCGACGCGAGTATTCACAAGCCGCGATCGCCGCCCGCAAGCAGCTGATAGAACAAGCATACGCCGTTTTATCTGATCCTGAACAGCGTAGTGTTTACGATACCAATTATTTTGCACATCGGTACGAACAGCAACTAGTACCTAATGACACGCCACCTCATTCAGAATTTCCTGTCGAGGATATTTTTGCGCCTCACACTCCGATTATCGACGTTGCAGATCACTTATTTGCTGGTGCTTTACTGATCCTTCAAGAACTTGGAGAATACGAACTTGTCCTCACCCTAGGAAATTCTTACCTCAACACCACGAACCACGAACCAAATAACATCTCATTCCGCGCTGATATTGTTCTCACAGTTGCCTTAGCTTATCTAGAATTAGGACGCGAACAATGGCAGCAAGGACAATACGAAAGTGCTGCAAACTCCCTACAAAATGGCGAACAACTACTCAGTCGCGAAGGTATCTTACTCGGTATCAGAAACGATATCTCAGCAGATCTCAATAAATTACGCCCGTATAGAATTTTGACATTGTTAAAAGAACCAGAAGGCACATTGGAACGCCGATACTTGGGATTAACATTACTGCAAGATTTGCTCGATGCTCGCGGTGGAATTGACGGGATCACAGATGATGGTTCAGGACTCAGTCTTGATGACTTTCTCCGTTTTATTCAGCAGATACGCAGTTACCTCACAGTATCCGAACAGCAAAGTTTATTTGAAGCAGAAAGCAAACGCCCATCGGCTGTTGCTAACTATTTAGCAGTGTATGCCTTAATCGCACGCGGCTTTACTCAAAGAATGCCTGTTCTTATTTCTCAAGCTAAGCAGTTATTACAACATTTAGCGCAAGTCAAACCTCAAGATGTTTATTTAGAGCAGGCAATATCTACACTTCTTTTAGGTCAAACAGTAGAAGCAAATCAAGCCTTAGAACTTTCACAAGAATACGAACCTTTAGAGTTTATTCGCGAACATTCTCAAGGTTCTCCGGATCTTTTACCTGGATTGTGTCTTTATGCAGAACGCTGGCTGCAAACTGAAGTATTTCCCCAGTTTCGCGATTTAAAAAATCAGCAAGCTTCTTTAAAAGAATACTTTGCTGACGAACACGTTCAGGCTTACTTGGAAGCACTGCCAAATCAGATTGTAGCAAACCAGCAAAAAGCTCCGGCTATGACTGCAACGTCAGCAAGAGTTAATCATACATCTCAGCAACGAGTGCAACCTACTCGCAAGCAGCATACTACTGATGTTGCAGGGGATGTTACTGGAGTAACGACATCAGCGATCAAGCCTCCAACTAACAACGGTGCGCTTGTCCCGACGACAGAACGTGCTGCCTATGTAGGTGAAAATTCCAAGCAAACAACTTCAGCGCTAGAACGCGTACGCATTTCTCCAAGAAAAAGACGCAGAAGAAAACTTTCTACAAAAAGAAAAACAGCACTGGCATTAGTAGCCCTTGCGGGTCTTTTAGCAAGCGTATTTTTGTTTGCTCTACTCGGTCAAGCCTTTAACTGGCTACGTCGAACTTTGTATCCAGCGCCACCTCTGTTACCAGGAGAACAGTTGTCAGTAGAGTTAAATCGACCACTGATCGCAATTCCTACTCCTGGTTCTCAATTTTCTCCTGTTGTGGAACCTCTTGATACTGCAACAGCTGAGCAAGTTGTGCAAAGTTGGTTATCGGCAAAATCGTCAGCGTTTAGCCCTAATTATGCGATAGAAAGCTTACAAAATATTTTAGTTGATCCGACGTTAGCTCAATGGCAACAGCGTGTCAGGAACGACAGAGCGAGTAACCGCTATCGGCAATTCCAACATAGTGTAAAAATAGACTCAGTTCAAGTCAATCCGAAGAATTCAGACATAGCAGTAGTACAAGCAATAGTTAGTGAAATTGCTCAAGTATACGAAAATGGTCAGCTAAACCAACGTGCTTCCTACGCCGATCAAAACCTCCGTGTTAGATATGATTTAGTGCGCAGAAATGGTGCATGGCAAATTCGGCAAATGCAGGTTTTAAATTAG
- the pdhA gene encoding pyruvate dehydrogenase (acetyl-transferring) E1 component subunit alpha translates to MVQERTLPTFSAASTQLSKSEGLRLYEDMILGRYFEDKCAEMYYRGKMFGFVHLYNGQEAVSTGVIQAMRPGEDYVCSTYRDHVHALSAGVPAKQVMAELFGKATGCSKGRGGSMHMFSEEHRLLGGYAFVAEGIPVATGAAFQSKYRREMMGDESADQVTACFFGDGACNNGQFFECLNMAALWKLPILYVVENNKWAIGMAHERATSQPEIYKKASVFGMAGVEVDGMDVLAVRQVAQEAVARARAGEGPTLIEALTYRFRGHSLADPDELRSKDEKEFWFARDPIKKLAAYLTEQDLASQEELKQIELKIQQEIDEAVKFAESSPEPDPNELYRYIFAED, encoded by the coding sequence ATGGTGCAAGAACGAACATTACCCACTTTTTCTGCTGCTTCGACTCAACTGAGCAAATCAGAAGGACTGCGGCTGTATGAAGACATGATTTTGGGGCGCTACTTTGAAGACAAATGCGCGGAAATGTACTACCGAGGCAAAATGTTTGGCTTTGTCCATCTTTATAACGGACAAGAGGCGGTTTCAACTGGGGTGATTCAAGCGATGCGCCCTGGTGAGGATTACGTTTGTAGCACGTATCGCGATCACGTTCATGCATTAAGTGCTGGAGTACCTGCTAAACAAGTTATGGCAGAGTTGTTCGGCAAAGCAACTGGCTGTAGCAAAGGTCGTGGTGGTTCAATGCATATGTTCTCCGAAGAGCATCGTCTCCTTGGTGGTTATGCGTTTGTTGCTGAAGGAATTCCTGTTGCGACGGGTGCAGCGTTTCAATCGAAATATCGTCGCGAAATGATGGGCGATGAAAGTGCGGATCAAGTAACGGCTTGCTTTTTTGGCGATGGTGCTTGTAATAACGGTCAATTTTTTGAATGCCTCAATATGGCAGCATTGTGGAAACTGCCGATTCTTTATGTTGTAGAAAATAACAAATGGGCGATCGGCATGGCACACGAACGCGCTACCTCGCAGCCAGAGATCTATAAGAAAGCGAGCGTATTTGGTATGGCGGGTGTTGAAGTTGATGGCATGGATGTTTTAGCAGTACGCCAAGTTGCTCAAGAAGCTGTGGCGCGGGCAAGAGCAGGGGAAGGTCCTACACTCATTGAAGCTTTGACGTATCGTTTTCGCGGTCACTCTTTGGCTGATCCTGATGAGTTACGCAGTAAAGATGAAAAAGAATTTTGGTTTGCCCGCGATCCCATCAAGAAACTTGCGGCATATCTAACTGAGCAAGATTTGGCATCTCAGGAAGAGTTGAAACAAATTGAACTAAAAATTCAACAAGAAATTGACGAAGCGGTGAAGTTCGCAGAAAGTAGCCCAGAGCCAGATCCAAATGAGTTGTATCGGTATATCTTTGCAGAAGATTAA
- a CDS encoding aldose epimerase, whose protein sequence is MFAIASSQQQYKTYTLTDKAADSLAEVVPERGGIVTRWSIQGQEILYLDAERFANPQLSVRGGIPILFPICGNLPDNTYIYNGQQYTLKQHGFARDLPWEVTEQVTQEQASITLSLESNDTTRAVYPFDFQLAFTYQLVGNKLAIAQCITNHSTVAMPFSIGLHPYFLVHDKTQLQFTIPATAYQDQRTKTNHSFTGNFDFEQDEIDAAFRPLNAATASVRDANRGLQLQMSWNDTYYKTFVFWTQKGKDFYCVEPWTAPRNALNTGTDLISLEPGASLNTLVNMEVIFL, encoded by the coding sequence GTGTTTGCGATCGCCTCTTCTCAACAACAATACAAAACCTACACTCTCACCGACAAAGCCGCTGATTCTCTTGCAGAAGTTGTCCCAGAACGCGGTGGGATCGTCACTCGTTGGTCAATTCAAGGTCAAGAAATTCTCTACTTGGATGCGGAACGGTTTGCAAATCCGCAACTGAGTGTGCGCGGCGGGATTCCAATCTTATTTCCAATTTGCGGGAACTTACCAGACAACACTTATATCTACAACGGGCAACAGTACACGTTAAAACAACACGGCTTTGCCCGCGATTTACCTTGGGAAGTTACCGAGCAGGTAACGCAAGAACAAGCTAGTATAACTCTGAGTTTAGAGAGCAATGATACAACTCGTGCAGTTTATCCGTTTGATTTTCAATTGGCGTTTACGTATCAGCTAGTCGGGAATAAATTAGCGATCGCCCAATGCATTACGAATCACTCTACAGTTGCTATGCCCTTTTCAATAGGACTGCATCCTTATTTTCTAGTACATGATAAAACGCAGTTACAGTTCACTATCCCCGCGACTGCATATCAAGATCAGCGTACCAAAACGAATCACTCTTTCACTGGTAATTTTGATTTTGAGCAAGATGAGATTGATGCTGCGTTTCGACCACTCAATGCAGCAACGGCAAGTGTTCGCGATGCTAATCGAGGCTTACAGTTGCAGATGAGTTGGAACGATACGTACTATAAAACATTCGTTTTTTGGACGCAGAAGGGCAAAGATTTTTACTGTGTTGAACCGTGGACTGCGCCACGCAATGCACTCAACACAGGAACTGACTTAATTTCCTTAGAACCTGGCGCGAGTTTGAATACTTTGGTAAACATGGAAGTCATTTTTTTATAA
- a CDS encoding tyrosine-type recombinase/integrase, which produces MAQLAFTGKERIGRVTIERFKDYIRLRWTYKGKTHCITIGSDCRASIQAARAKAGRINDDLTFDRFDSTLAAYKAEKSPALSIVNKSSPVTHTSIREIWNLFLDDKLPQCKQKTQDEYRNFTRIFDKVGKSLSIDPIATKKALLDCTTQDQARRSLQYLSAACKWGIKRQLIQFDPFDGLAAEMPKRKSYTDPQPDAFTDDERDRVIEAFKTDTRPGINYRHYAPIVEFWFFTGCRPSEAIGLKWNCVSDDCSKITFIGSIQTVRGRQVWVEGSKNNKTRTIAVSRKVQSLLLSIKPEIDNPDSYVFPSPKGKAINYPNFLSKIWGKIVDPIKPNTTPYNCRDTFITNQLLNGVATSVIAKWCDTSTQMIDKNYADKLKLSQLRPVD; this is translated from the coding sequence ATGGCTCAATTAGCATTTACAGGTAAGGAAAGAATCGGACGCGTCACGATTGAGCGATTTAAAGACTACATCCGTTTACGTTGGACTTATAAAGGTAAAACTCACTGTATAACCATCGGTAGCGACTGTAGAGCCTCGATACAGGCTGCTAGAGCTAAGGCGGGTAGGATTAACGACGATCTCACCTTTGATCGCTTTGATAGCACCTTAGCAGCCTACAAAGCTGAAAAATCACCTGCGCTATCAATAGTTAATAAGTCATCTCCAGTCACTCACACTTCAATAAGGGAAATTTGGAATTTATTTTTAGATGACAAACTTCCGCAATGTAAGCAAAAAACACAAGATGAATATCGCAACTTTACTAGAATTTTTGACAAGGTAGGTAAATCATTATCTATCGATCCTATTGCTACTAAAAAAGCGTTGCTTGATTGTACGACTCAAGATCAAGCAAGGCGATCGCTACAATATTTATCAGCCGCGTGTAAATGGGGAATCAAACGACAATTAATTCAGTTTGATCCGTTTGATGGTTTGGCAGCTGAAATGCCTAAGCGTAAATCCTACACAGATCCACAACCAGATGCATTTACAGATGATGAGAGAGATCGAGTAATCGAGGCATTCAAAACAGATACACGCCCAGGAATAAACTACAGACATTACGCTCCTATTGTTGAATTCTGGTTTTTTACTGGATGCCGTCCAAGCGAAGCGATCGGCTTAAAATGGAATTGTGTTTCTGATGATTGCAGCAAAATTACTTTTATCGGCTCGATTCAAACTGTTAGGGGTAGGCAAGTATGGGTAGAAGGCTCTAAGAATAATAAGACTAGAACTATTGCAGTAAGTCGCAAGGTTCAATCCTTACTTTTATCAATTAAACCTGAAATTGATAATCCAGATAGCTATGTGTTTCCTTCGCCTAAAGGTAAAGCGATCAACTATCCTAATTTTCTATCTAAAATTTGGGGAAAAATAGTAGATCCGATTAAACCTAATACCACGCCATACAATTGTAGAGATACTTTTATTACTAATCAATTATTAAATGGTGTGGCTACTTCTGTAATCGCAAAATGGTGTGATACATCTACTCAAATGATTGATAAAAATTATGCAGATAAACTCAAGCTTTCACAGTTGCGTCCTGTGGACTAG